From Streptomyces fungicidicus, one genomic window encodes:
- a CDS encoding HAMP domain-containing sensor histidine kinase yields MSDGPAGRRGPGAQPPWGGVRPFSIQTKLGALVVVSVLITTGLSVIAVHTKTELRFITIFSMIATLLITQFVAHSLTAPLDDMNAVARSISHGDYTRRVRENRRDELGGLAQTINAMADELEAQDRQRKELVANVSHELRTPIAGLRAVLENIVDGVTRADPETMRTALKQTERLGRLVETLLDLSRLDNGVVPLKKRRFEVWPYLSGVLKEANMVASARAGMASGSGSHTRTDVHLHLDVSPPELVAHADPERIHQVVANLIDNAVKHSPPHGRVTVRARRGERPESLELEVLDEGPGIPRTEWHRVFERFNRGNVNRPHGPGSDGGTGLGLAIARWAVDLHGGRIGVAESERGCRILVTLPGASSVPS; encoded by the coding sequence ATGAGCGACGGTCCGGCCGGACGCAGAGGCCCCGGGGCGCAGCCGCCCTGGGGCGGTGTACGCCCGTTCTCGATCCAGACCAAGCTGGGCGCGCTGGTCGTCGTCTCGGTCCTGATCACCACCGGGCTCTCGGTGATCGCCGTGCACACCAAGACGGAGCTGCGCTTCATCACGATCTTCTCGATGATCGCCACCCTCCTGATCACGCAGTTCGTGGCGCACTCGCTCACCGCTCCGCTGGACGACATGAACGCCGTCGCCCGCTCCATCTCGCACGGCGACTACACCCGCCGGGTGCGCGAGAACCGGCGGGACGAGCTGGGCGGCCTGGCCCAGACGATCAACGCCATGGCGGACGAGCTGGAGGCCCAGGACCGCCAGCGCAAGGAGCTGGTGGCCAACGTCTCGCACGAGCTGCGCACCCCCATCGCGGGCCTGCGCGCGGTGCTGGAGAACATCGTCGACGGCGTCACGCGGGCCGATCCCGAGACGATGCGCACGGCCCTGAAGCAGACCGAGCGCCTGGGCCGTCTCGTGGAGACGCTCCTCGACCTGTCCCGCCTGGACAACGGCGTGGTCCCGCTGAAGAAGCGGCGCTTCGAGGTGTGGCCGTACCTGTCCGGGGTGCTGAAGGAGGCCAACATGGTCGCCTCGGCCCGCGCGGGCATGGCCTCCGGCTCGGGCAGCCACACCCGTACGGACGTCCATCTGCACCTCGACGTGTCCCCGCCGGAGCTGGTCGCGCACGCCGACCCCGAGCGCATCCACCAGGTGGTCGCCAACCTCATCGACAACGCGGTCAAGCACAGCCCGCCGCACGGCCGGGTGACGGTCCGGGCGCGGCGCGGGGAGCGGCCGGAGTCGCTGGAGCTGGAGGTGCTGGACGAAGGGCCCGGCATTCCGCGGACCGAGTGGCACCGGGTCTTCGAGCGGTTCAACCGGGGCAACGTCAACCGGCCGCACGGCCCGGGCAGCGACGGCGGCACCGGTCTCGGCCTGGCGATCGCCCGCTGGGCCGTGGATCTGCACGGCGGCCGGATCGGCGTGGCCGAATCCGAGCGGGGCTGCCGGATCCTTGTCACTCTTCCGGGAGCGTCTTCCGTACCAAGTTGA
- a CDS encoding response regulator transcription factor, translating into MEQTQTSHNGTATTTPGAQRRVLVVEDDATIVDAIATRLRAEGFLVQTAGDGPSAVDTAEAWQPDLLILDIMLPGFDGLEVCRRVQAQRPLPVLMLTARDDETDMLVGLGVGADDYMTKPFSMRELAARVHVLLRRMERAALAATTPRSGILRLGELEIDHAQRRVRVRSEDVHLTPTEFDLLVCLANTPRAVLSREQLLAEVWDWADASGTRTVDSHIKALRRKIGAERIRTVHGVGYALETPTP; encoded by the coding sequence ATGGAGCAGACACAGACCTCCCACAACGGCACGGCCACGACCACCCCCGGCGCACAGCGCAGGGTCCTGGTGGTCGAGGACGACGCGACGATCGTGGACGCCATCGCGACTCGCCTCCGCGCCGAGGGATTCCTGGTGCAAACGGCGGGCGACGGCCCGTCCGCGGTGGACACGGCGGAGGCCTGGCAGCCCGATTTGCTGATCCTCGACATCATGCTGCCGGGCTTCGACGGCCTGGAGGTCTGCCGGCGCGTGCAGGCCCAGCGGCCGCTGCCGGTGCTGATGCTCACCGCGCGTGACGACGAGACCGACATGCTGGTCGGTCTGGGCGTCGGCGCCGACGACTACATGACGAAGCCCTTCTCCATGCGGGAGCTGGCGGCACGCGTGCACGTGCTGCTGCGCCGCATGGAGCGCGCCGCCCTCGCGGCGACGACCCCGCGCAGCGGAATACTGCGCCTGGGCGAACTGGAGATCGACCACGCGCAGCGCCGGGTGCGGGTGCGCAGCGAGGACGTGCATCTCACGCCCACCGAGTTCGACCTGCTGGTCTGCCTGGCGAACACGCCCCGCGCGGTGCTCTCCCGCGAGCAACTGCTGGCCGAGGTCTGGGACTGGGCGGACGCCTCCGGCACCCGCACGGTCGACAGCCACATCAAGGCGCTGCGCCGGAAGATCGGCGCCGAGCGCATCCGCACCGTGCACGGCGTCGGCTACGCCCTGGAGACGCCGACGCCATGA
- a CDS encoding spermidine synthase family protein, whose protein sequence is MSTPYDIPEAPEILDRREGPYGEVVLRRHGDLLQIIANGCFLMDTSDGRSERRLVDAALAALDGRTAHRPHVLIGGLGVGFSLAHAAGQPEWGRVAVVEREPAIIEWHRGGPLAALSARALADPRTEIIETDLVRYVHETSDTFDALCLDIDNGPDWTVTEDNGTLYSLSGLAACERVLRPGGVLAVWSAQPSPEFEGTLRNAGFRQVRTEEVPVARGVPDVVHIGVRPG, encoded by the coding sequence ATGTCCACCCCGTACGACATTCCCGAAGCCCCCGAGATCCTGGACCGCCGCGAGGGCCCGTACGGCGAGGTCGTGCTGCGCAGGCACGGCGACCTGCTGCAGATCATCGCCAACGGCTGCTTCCTGATGGACACCTCCGACGGCCGCTCGGAACGGCGGCTGGTCGACGCCGCCCTGGCCGCGCTCGACGGGCGCACGGCGCACCGGCCGCACGTCCTGATCGGCGGCCTCGGGGTCGGCTTCTCGCTCGCACACGCCGCCGGACAGCCCGAGTGGGGGCGCGTGGCCGTGGTGGAACGCGAGCCGGCGATCATCGAGTGGCACCGCGGGGGGCCGCTGGCCGCGCTCTCCGCGCGGGCCCTCGCCGACCCGCGCACGGAGATCATCGAGACGGACCTGGTCCGCTACGTCCATGAGACGTCCGACACGTTCGACGCGCTCTGCCTCGACATCGACAACGGGCCCGACTGGACCGTCACCGAGGACAACGGCACCCTCTACTCGCTCAGCGGACTGGCGGCCTGTGAAAGGGTGTTGAGGCCGGGCGGCGTACTCGCGGTGTGGTCGGCGCAACCGTCCCCGGAATTTGAAGGAACCTTGCGGAATGCCGGGTTCCGTCAGGTGCGTACCGAAGAGGTCCCCGTTGCCCGGGGCGTTCCGGACGTCGTGCACATCGGCGTCCGCCCTGGATAG
- the lon gene encoding endopeptidase La: protein MAAESTPLALPVLPLDDEVVLPGMVVPLDLSDSEVRAAVEAAQAAARSAPGKPRVLLVPRVDGTYAGMGVLGTVEQVGRLADGDPGALIRGRGRVRIGAGTTGPGAALWVEGTRTDDSVPEPLPGHVSELVKEYKALATAWLRKRGAWQVVDRVQAIDDVSALADNSGYSPFLTTEQKVALLETTDPVARLKLATQQLRDHLAEQDVAETIAKDVQEGVDKQQREFLLRRQLEAVRKELRELNGEGGKDSAEESDDYRARVEAADLPEKVREAALKEVDKLERSSDQSPEGSWIRTWLDTVLEMPWNERTEDAYDIRGARAVLDAEHAGLEDVKERITEYLAVRKRRSDRGLGVVGGRRGGAVLALVGPPGVGKTSLGESVAHAMGRKFVRVALGGVRDEAEIRGHRRTYVGALPGRIVRAVKEAGSMNPVVLLDEIDKVGSDFRGDPAAALLEVLDPAQNHTFRDHYLEVELDLSDVVFLATANVLEAIPEALLDRMELVRLDGYTEDEKVVIARDHLLPRQLERAGLAAEEVTVDEGALRKLAGEYTREAGVRTLERSLARLLRKVAARHELGERELPFTVTAADLRDLIGRPHHVPESAQDPAERRTAVPGVATGLAVTGAGGDVLYVEASLADPETGAAGLTLTGQLGDVMKESAQIALSFLRSHGAELELPVGDLKDRGAHIHFPAGAVPKDGPSAGVTMTTALASLLSGRLVRTDVAMTGEVSLTGRVLPIGGVKQKLLAAHRAGITTVIIPKRNEPDLDDVPAEVLDGLDVHAVTDVRQVLELALSPATSGAAPEVPVAA from the coding sequence ATGGCTGCTGAGTCCACACCGCTCGCCCTGCCCGTGCTGCCGCTCGACGACGAGGTCGTGCTGCCGGGGATGGTGGTTCCGCTGGACCTGAGCGATTCCGAGGTGCGCGCCGCGGTGGAGGCCGCCCAGGCCGCCGCCCGGTCAGCCCCGGGCAAGCCCAGGGTGCTGCTGGTGCCACGCGTCGACGGGACCTACGCCGGCATGGGCGTGCTGGGCACGGTCGAGCAGGTCGGCAGACTGGCCGACGGCGATCCGGGCGCCCTGATCCGAGGGCGGGGCCGCGTGCGCATCGGCGCCGGGACGACCGGGCCCGGCGCGGCGCTCTGGGTGGAGGGCACCCGGACGGACGACTCCGTGCCGGAGCCGCTGCCCGGACACGTGTCCGAACTCGTCAAGGAGTACAAGGCGCTCGCCACCGCCTGGCTGCGCAAGCGCGGCGCCTGGCAGGTCGTCGACCGGGTCCAGGCCATCGACGACGTCTCCGCGCTCGCCGACAACTCCGGCTACTCGCCGTTCCTGACCACCGAGCAGAAGGTCGCCCTGCTGGAGACCACCGACCCGGTGGCCCGGCTGAAGCTCGCCACCCAGCAGCTGCGCGACCACCTCGCCGAGCAGGACGTCGCCGAGACCATCGCCAAGGACGTCCAGGAGGGCGTCGACAAGCAGCAGCGCGAGTTCCTGCTGCGCCGCCAGCTGGAGGCCGTCCGCAAGGAGCTGCGCGAGCTGAACGGCGAGGGGGGCAAGGACTCCGCGGAGGAGTCCGACGACTACCGCGCCCGGGTCGAGGCCGCCGACCTGCCGGAGAAGGTCCGCGAGGCCGCGCTCAAGGAGGTCGACAAGCTGGAGCGGTCCTCCGACCAGTCGCCCGAGGGTTCCTGGATCCGTACCTGGCTCGACACGGTCCTGGAGATGCCGTGGAACGAGCGCACCGAGGACGCGTACGACATCCGGGGCGCCCGGGCCGTGCTGGACGCGGAGCACGCGGGCCTGGAAGACGTGAAGGAGCGGATCACCGAGTACCTGGCGGTGCGCAAGCGGCGCAGCGACCGGGGTCTCGGCGTGGTCGGCGGGCGGCGCGGCGGCGCCGTGCTCGCCCTGGTCGGCCCGCCCGGCGTGGGCAAGACCTCGCTCGGCGAGTCCGTGGCCCACGCGATGGGCCGCAAGTTCGTCCGCGTCGCCCTCGGCGGCGTCCGCGACGAGGCCGAGATCCGCGGCCACCGCCGCACCTACGTCGGCGCGCTGCCCGGCCGGATCGTGCGGGCGGTGAAGGAGGCCGGCTCGATGAACCCGGTCGTCCTGCTGGACGAGATCGACAAGGTCGGCTCCGACTTCCGCGGCGACCCCGCGGCCGCCCTGCTGGAGGTCCTCGACCCGGCGCAGAACCACACCTTCCGGGACCACTACCTGGAGGTCGAGCTCGATCTGTCCGACGTCGTGTTCCTGGCGACGGCCAACGTCCTCGAAGCCATCCCGGAGGCCCTGCTCGACCGTATGGAGCTGGTCCGCCTCGACGGCTACACCGAGGACGAGAAGGTCGTCATCGCCCGCGACCACCTGCTCCCGCGCCAGCTGGAGCGGGCCGGACTGGCCGCGGAGGAGGTGACGGTCGACGAGGGCGCGCTGCGCAAGCTGGCCGGCGAGTACACCCGCGAGGCCGGGGTGCGCACCCTGGAGCGGTCCCTCGCGCGGCTGCTGCGCAAGGTCGCGGCCCGGCACGAACTGGGCGAGCGCGAGCTGCCCTTCACCGTGACCGCGGCGGACCTGCGGGACCTGATCGGCCGGCCGCACCACGTGCCCGAGTCCGCGCAGGACCCGGCCGAGCGCCGCACCGCCGTCCCCGGTGTCGCCACCGGACTCGCGGTGACCGGCGCCGGCGGGGACGTCCTCTACGTGGAGGCGTCCCTGGCCGACCCGGAGACGGGCGCGGCGGGACTGACCCTGACCGGCCAGCTGGGTGACGTGATGAAGGAGTCCGCGCAGATCGCGCTGAGCTTCCTGCGCAGTCACGGCGCCGAACTGGAACTGCCGGTGGGCGACCTGAAGGACCGTGGCGCGCACATCCACTTCCCGGCCGGCGCGGTCCCCAAGGACGGCCCCAGCGCGGGCGTCACGATGACCACCGCCCTGGCCTCGCTGCTCTCCGGCCGGCTGGTCCGCACCGATGTGGCGATGACCGGTGAGGTCTCGCTGACCGGGCGGGTGCTGCCGATCGGCGGGGTGAAGCAGAAGCTGCTCGCCGCGCACCGCGCGGGGATCACCACCGTGATCATCCCCAAGCGCAACGAGCCCGACCTGGACGACGTCCCGGCGGAGGTGCTGGACGGGCTCGACGTCCACGCCGTCACCGACGTCCGCCAGGTGCTCGAACTGGCGCTGTCGCCGGCCACCAGCGGCGCTGCCCCCGAGGTTCCGGTCGCGGCGTGA
- a CDS encoding lysozyme, translating into MPVHSSRLTRIRALGTAGAVLLAVLSLPPAAVAAESAPTTPPRGSAHMGMGVVGHDGQDGLPTARSTQTEGVDVSSHQGNVAWNTLWNSGVRWAYAKATEGTYYSNPYHSQQYDGSYDVGMIRGAYHFGTPDTASGAAQADYFVNRGGGWTADGRTLPGVLDIEWNPYGDACYGKSASGMVSWIRDFLDQYKARTGRNAVIYTATSWWKQCTGNYSGFAATTPLWIARYASTAGELPAGWSTYTMWQYTSTGPTVGDHDRFNGTLDRVRALALG; encoded by the coding sequence ATGCCTGTGCACAGCTCCCGCCTCACCCGTATACGCGCGCTCGGGACCGCCGGCGCGGTCCTGCTCGCGGTCCTCTCCCTTCCCCCGGCGGCCGTGGCCGCCGAATCCGCCCCCACCACTCCCCCTCGCGGCTCCGCCCACATGGGCATGGGCGTGGTCGGCCACGACGGCCAGGACGGCCTCCCCACCGCCCGCTCCACCCAGACGGAGGGTGTCGACGTCTCCAGCCACCAGGGGAACGTCGCCTGGAACACCCTGTGGAACAGCGGGGTCAGATGGGCCTACGCCAAGGCCACGGAGGGCACCTACTACAGCAACCCGTACCACTCCCAGCAGTACGACGGCTCCTACGACGTCGGCATGATCCGCGGCGCCTACCACTTCGGCACGCCCGACACCGCGAGCGGCGCCGCGCAGGCCGACTACTTCGTCAACCGCGGCGGCGGCTGGACCGCGGACGGACGCACCCTGCCGGGCGTGCTCGACATCGAGTGGAACCCGTACGGTGACGCCTGCTACGGCAAGTCCGCGAGCGGGATGGTGAGCTGGATCCGCGACTTCCTGGATCAGTACAAGGCCCGCACCGGCCGGAACGCCGTCATCTACACGGCCACCAGCTGGTGGAAGCAGTGCACCGGCAACTACTCCGGCTTCGCCGCCACCACTCCCCTGTGGATCGCCCGGTACGCCTCCACCGCGGGCGAACTGCCCGCCGGCTGGAGCACGTACACGATGTGGCAGTACACCTCGACCGGACCGACCGTCGGTGACCACGACCGCTTCAACGGCACCCTCGACCGGGTACGCGCCCTCGCGCTCGGCTGA
- a CDS encoding MarR family winged helix-turn-helix transcriptional regulator encodes MHEDGNGGAEHAATPEPARGVNQPGFLALERELTVLLRRARASQGEMARAVHPDLEPSAYGLLVRLDECGGQRATELAAYIGVGKATMSRQLRALEELGLVAREPDPADGRAWLVAVTREGRERVSRVREARRARYAGRLADWDPAEVTELARLLNQLNRGTEK; translated from the coding sequence GTGCACGAAGACGGAAACGGCGGCGCGGAACACGCCGCCACCCCGGAGCCCGCGAGGGGTGTCAACCAGCCCGGATTCCTCGCGCTGGAACGCGAGTTGACGGTGCTGCTGCGGCGCGCCCGGGCCAGCCAGGGAGAGATGGCCCGGGCGGTCCATCCCGACCTGGAGCCGTCCGCGTACGGGCTGCTGGTCCGTCTGGATGAGTGCGGCGGGCAGCGGGCCACCGAGCTCGCCGCCTACATCGGCGTCGGCAAGGCGACGATGTCGCGCCAGCTGCGCGCGCTGGAGGAGCTCGGGCTCGTCGCCCGCGAGCCGGACCCCGCCGACGGCCGCGCCTGGCTGGTCGCCGTCACACGGGAGGGACGCGAACGGGTGAGCAGGGTCCGCGAGGCCCGCCGCGCCCGCTACGCCGGACGGCTCGCCGACTGGGACCCCGCCGAGGTCACGGAACTCGCCCGGCTGCTGAACCAGCTGAACCGGGGGACGGAGAAGTGA
- a CDS encoding protein phosphatase 2C domain-containing protein, protein MRTELVSEPGGPGRPNEDFASVGLPASGLGGSLVVLDGVTPPRDGGGCLHSVPWFTARLGGALTELTVSLPDVPLPELLSRALIRTADSHAATCDLSHPRTPQATVVLARWSPASVEYLVLSDSALLAGSPDGSVTALLDDRLDRLPRSALATHALVDTTLRNKEGGFFTAAADPSVASRAVAGSLPREEVRTLTALTDGAARWVERFHQGDWADCLALVREEGARSLVDRVRDLERADSGLVQPRAGKTHDDATVVHVELSPR, encoded by the coding sequence ATGCGTACGGAGCTTGTTTCGGAGCCCGGTGGGCCCGGCCGTCCCAACGAGGACTTCGCGAGCGTCGGGCTTCCCGCTTCCGGGCTGGGCGGCTCGCTCGTGGTGCTGGACGGGGTCACGCCGCCGCGGGACGGGGGCGGCTGTCTGCATTCCGTTCCCTGGTTCACCGCGCGGCTCGGCGGCGCGCTGACCGAACTGACCGTTTCCCTCCCGGATGTTCCGCTGCCCGAGCTGCTGTCCCGGGCTTTGATCCGTACCGCCGACAGCCACGCGGCAACCTGTGACCTTTCTCACCCCCGCACACCTCAGGCGACGGTGGTGCTGGCGCGCTGGTCACCGGCGTCGGTCGAGTACCTGGTGCTGTCCGACTCGGCGCTGCTCGCCGGGTCCCCGGACGGCTCGGTCACCGCGCTGCTGGACGACCGGCTGGACCGGCTGCCCCGCTCCGCCCTGGCCACGCACGCCCTGGTGGACACCACGCTGCGCAACAAGGAGGGCGGTTTCTTCACGGCGGCCGCCGATCCCTCGGTGGCGTCCCGCGCGGTCGCCGGGTCGCTGCCCCGCGAGGAGGTGCGCACGCTGACCGCGCTGACGGACGGGGCGGCGCGCTGGGTGGAACGGTTCCACCAGGGCGACTGGGCGGACTGTCTCGCCCTGGTCCGCGAGGAGGGGGCGCGGTCCCTGGTGGACCGCGTACGGGACCTGGAGCGGGCGGACTCCGGCCTGGTGCAGCCGCGCGCGGGAAAGACGCACGACGACGCGACCGTGGTCCACGTGGAGCTCTCACCCCGTTAG